One window of the Archaeoglobus neptunius genome contains the following:
- a CDS encoding ammonium transporter has product MNSGDVAWILVSTALVMLMIPGVGFFYAGMVRRKNAVNMIALSFVSLIIVSILWILYGYSLAFGSDIMGFTGSLNYAMLNGIGIEDLKGLEIPHMLFVIYQMMFAAVTVAILTSAIAERVKLSAFILFSVLWVTFVYAPFAHWLWGGGWLAKLGAVDFAGGMVVHISSGFAALALALVVGRRTGFEEYSIEPHNIPMTLLGAALLWFGWFGFNGGSALAANGLAANAIVVTNTSAAVAGLVWMIIGWTRGKPGSLGIVSGAIAGLAAITPAAGFVDVKGAVIIGLVAGVICYAAMDFRIKKRIDESLDAWAVHGIGGLWGSIAVGLLANPKINGYAGLVFGGSQLITSQLIAAISTLVYAFAVSLIIAKIVDATVGLRVDPQEEYVGLDISQHEEVAYT; this is encoded by the coding sequence ATGAATAGCGGAGATGTAGCATGGATACTGGTGTCTACAGCGTTAGTTATGCTCATGATTCCCGGAGTGGGATTCTTTTATGCAGGAATGGTGAGAAGAAAGAATGCGGTAAACATGATAGCACTGAGCTTCGTATCTCTGATAATCGTAAGTATTCTATGGATTCTGTACGGATACTCTCTTGCTTTCGGCAGTGACATTATGGGATTTACAGGGAGCCTGAATTACGCAATGCTCAACGGTATAGGCATTGAAGACCTCAAAGGACTGGAGATTCCACACATGCTGTTTGTAATCTACCAGATGATGTTTGCGGCAGTCACCGTTGCTATCCTGACGTCGGCAATTGCAGAAAGGGTGAAACTGTCGGCCTTTATCCTGTTCAGTGTTCTGTGGGTCACATTCGTTTATGCACCATTTGCACACTGGCTGTGGGGCGGTGGATGGCTCGCAAAACTGGGTGCAGTTGACTTTGCGGGGGGAATGGTCGTTCACATCAGCTCGGGATTTGCAGCACTGGCTCTGGCCCTTGTGGTTGGCAGACGAACGGGGTTTGAGGAGTACTCGATAGAGCCGCACAACATCCCAATGACTCTGCTTGGGGCGGCATTGCTCTGGTTTGGATGGTTTGGATTCAATGGAGGAAGCGCTCTGGCTGCAAACGGACTTGCTGCGAATGCAATTGTCGTCACGAACACCTCAGCAGCCGTTGCAGGCCTGGTATGGATGATTATTGGATGGACGAGAGGGAAACCGGGAAGTCTCGGGATTGTGAGCGGTGCAATTGCAGGTCTTGCAGCCATAACCCCTGCCGCCGGCTTTGTGGATGTGAAGGGGGCGGTGATCATAGGTCTCGTCGCTGGTGTGATATGCTACGCAGCGATGGACTTCAGAATAAAGAAGAGAATAGACGAAAGCCTCGACGCCTGGGCCGTGCACGGAATTGGTGGACTCTGGGGCAGCATTGCTGTTGGACTGCTGGCCAATCCGAAAATAAATGGCTATGCAGGTCTGGTGTTTGGCGGCTCGCAGCTTATAACCTCACAGCTAATTGCAGCGATTTCAACTCTGGTCTATGCATTCGCAGTCTCGCTAATAATTGCAAAAATCGTGGATGCGACTGTCGGATTAAGAGTGGATCCACAGGAAGAGTACGTTGGACTGGACATCTCCCAGCATGAGGAGGTAGCATATACGTGA
- a CDS encoding MFS transporter, giving the protein MDVRKAALLSACISSFLTPFIGSATNVALPSIGREFQTSAITLGWIATSYLLAAGMFSVPFGRLADIAGRRRVFVSGLTVFSAGSILSAISTSPESLIAFRAFQGIGGAMIFATSVAILTSVFPPEERGKVIGINTGSVYVGLSLGPFLGGYLTHNLGWKSVFLFNAISGIAGLAVALMYLRGEWADAKGEKFDLTGSIIYALMLLLIIYGFTEYQLLFLAAGLMLLVVFAVHESKKDQPVFDIRLFMKNPTFSLSSLAALLNYTSTFAAGFLLSLYLQYIKGFDAQQAGVILVSQPVVMAVFAPIAGWISDRIEPRVVASAGMALTSLSLFLFSSIESETSLNTVMADLVLLGFGLALFTSPNTNAIMSSVEKRFFGIASAMVATMRLVGQTLSMALVMLVFSITIGKASITPETYPYFMESVRLAFEIFTALCFIGIFASLGRGKIRQ; this is encoded by the coding sequence GTGGATGTTCGCAAAGCAGCACTGCTTTCTGCCTGCATTTCCTCATTTCTGACCCCATTCATAGGATCTGCCACCAATGTGGCCCTCCCCTCGATCGGGCGGGAGTTTCAGACCAGTGCAATAACTCTCGGATGGATTGCCACATCGTATCTGCTTGCTGCAGGTATGTTCTCCGTTCCTTTTGGAAGACTGGCCGATATCGCTGGAAGAAGGAGGGTCTTTGTGTCCGGACTTACAGTTTTCAGCGCCGGATCGATCCTGTCGGCCATATCGACTTCTCCAGAATCCCTGATAGCATTCAGAGCTTTTCAGGGAATTGGTGGGGCGATGATTTTTGCCACATCTGTGGCGATTCTTACGTCGGTGTTTCCCCCAGAGGAGAGGGGAAAGGTGATAGGCATCAATACCGGCTCTGTTTATGTAGGTCTGAGTCTGGGACCGTTTCTTGGTGGGTATCTGACCCATAACCTTGGATGGAAAAGTGTATTTCTCTTCAACGCCATTTCTGGAATTGCCGGACTTGCTGTAGCCCTCATGTATCTGAGAGGTGAGTGGGCAGATGCGAAGGGCGAGAAATTCGATTTGACAGGCTCCATCATCTACGCATTGATGCTCCTCCTCATAATATATGGCTTTACGGAATACCAGCTTCTTTTTTTGGCTGCAGGGCTGATGCTGCTGGTGGTTTTTGCAGTCCACGAGAGCAAAAAAGACCAACCCGTGTTTGATATCAGACTGTTCATGAAAAACCCCACATTTTCCCTGTCAAGTCTAGCTGCGCTGCTGAACTATACCTCAACATTTGCTGCGGGTTTTCTGCTCAGCCTGTATCTGCAATACATAAAGGGGTTCGATGCGCAGCAGGCCGGGGTGATACTCGTTTCCCAGCCGGTTGTTATGGCAGTGTTTGCTCCCATTGCCGGATGGATCTCTGACAGGATAGAACCCAGAGTCGTGGCTTCTGCAGGCATGGCACTGACATCACTGTCTCTATTCCTCTTCTCCAGTATTGAATCGGAGACTTCTCTCAACACAGTCATGGCCGATCTGGTGCTGCTCGGTTTTGGTCTTGCCCTTTTCACATCACCAAACACAAATGCAATAATGAGTTCCGTGGAGAAGAGATTTTTCGGTATTGCATCAGCGATGGTTGCAACGATGAGGCTTGTGGGTCAGACGCTCAGTATGGCGCTGGTAATGCTCGTATTCTCAATAACCATAGGAAAAGCGAGTATAACACCTGAAACATACCCCTACTTTATGGAAAGTGTCAGACTGGCCTTTGAGATCTTTACGGCACTTTGTTTCATCGGAATTTTTGCCTCACTCGGCAGGGGAAAAATAAGACAGTAA
- a CDS encoding cohesin domain-containing protein: MKKIWVYPLLAFLAFLMPVSAEEWELVKLTDNSVDELIYGGSMTADGKKIVFISDTDGNTVTRWDREVFLMDLVTRKIERITNNVYEDSWPTISGDGSKIAFVEYNSDLREVYVVSEENGWQQTAPLVEALGWVVPLLNHDGSVLTVYDLDFFEIKYIYTATGAQHKASSVFLDPTLYSNYLPTRSSGGYKHSFVDSTCYDCVKHVYLSNLAPSQPAEIYTASEDEHILYPPSASDDGKVVFPMKSESLGGRNGIFIYQNGNLMQLVNEEDAYPVISGDGSRVYYIKYSYTNGWEIFAVNSDGSGEEKIISTGLKRISVPLVNYDGSILVFRGEDTDRDLELYAVMKKNQVVVGSFNLNFVPAFPAMTAITVGSAQASYGDEVQIPVEIEKANKIGSMNLIIAYPKDVLEVVDVIQGSLTENSLFDYNVEDGKIKIGVSDTNGISGDGSLFYMKFRVMEAKEKESGGKESGRKRIAGENLLRLKEISDVYSISVEEADIYDVDGSQIKPLIINGTFEITSEEEANKGDVNGDGVINSLDALLALQMSIGKIEAKPVADMDGDGKVLAKDATDILKIATKNMFEQTKKFIELGIGK; this comes from the coding sequence GTGAAAAAAATCTGGGTTTACCCACTGCTCGCCTTTCTGGCATTTTTGATGCCAGTTAGCGCAGAAGAATGGGAGCTTGTTAAGCTTACAGACAACAGCGTTGATGAATTGATATATGGAGGCAGTATGACCGCTGACGGCAAGAAAATCGTTTTTATCTCGGATACGGATGGAAACACAGTTACGAGATGGGACAGAGAAGTTTTCCTGATGGATCTGGTGACAAGAAAGATCGAGAGGATAACGAACAATGTTTACGAAGATTCTTGGCCTACAATTTCAGGAGATGGATCGAAAATTGCGTTTGTCGAGTATAACTCTGATTTGAGGGAGGTGTATGTTGTAAGCGAGGAAAACGGATGGCAGCAAACAGCACCTTTAGTCGAGGCTCTGGGTTGGGTCGTTCCTTTGCTGAACCATGATGGTAGCGTTCTCACAGTTTACGACCTCGACTTTTTCGAAATCAAGTACATTTACACAGCAACGGGAGCACAGCATAAAGCATCATCTGTATTTCTGGATCCGACGCTTTACTCCAACTATCTGCCAACGAGGTCTTCGGGCGGATACAAACACAGCTTCGTGGATTCCACCTGCTATGACTGCGTGAAGCATGTCTACCTATCGAATCTCGCACCATCACAGCCTGCTGAAATTTACACCGCCTCAGAAGATGAGCACATTCTCTATCCTCCATCTGCAAGCGATGATGGGAAAGTTGTGTTTCCGATGAAGTCTGAAAGCTTGGGTGGGAGAAACGGCATCTTCATCTACCAGAATGGCAACTTGATGCAGCTCGTCAATGAAGAAGACGCTTACCCGGTAATAAGCGGGGATGGAAGCAGGGTTTATTACATAAAGTACTCTTACACCAATGGCTGGGAAATCTTTGCAGTAAACTCCGATGGGAGTGGAGAGGAGAAAATAATATCCACAGGTCTCAAAAGGATATCCGTTCCCCTCGTGAACTACGATGGAAGCATTCTGGTGTTCAGAGGCGAAGATACTGACCGCGATTTAGAGCTGTATGCTGTGATGAAGAAGAATCAGGTTGTGGTTGGCTCTTTCAACCTGAACTTTGTTCCCGCTTTTCCCGCCATGACCGCAATTACTGTTGGGTCTGCACAGGCTTCGTACGGGGATGAAGTGCAAATTCCTGTTGAAATTGAGAAGGCAAACAAAATCGGTAGCATGAACCTCATTATAGCCTATCCAAAGGATGTGCTCGAAGTTGTTGATGTGATTCAGGGGTCGCTGACCGAGAACTCGCTTTTTGACTACAATGTTGAGGATGGGAAGATAAAAATCGGAGTCTCTGACACCAATGGAATAAGCGGGGATGGTTCTCTGTTCTACATGAAATTCAGGGTTATGGAAGCAAAGGAAAAGGAGTCTGGTGGAAAAGAGTCTGGAAGAAAGAGAATTGCTGGCGAAAATCTGCTCCGTCTGAAAGAGATATCTGATGTATATTCCATTTCGGTTGAGGAAGCAGACATTTACGACGTTGATGGGTCGCAGATAAAGCCGTTAATCATAAACGGAACATTCGAGATTACAAGCGAGGAGGAGGCAAATAAGGGAGATGTAAACGGAGATGGTGTGATAAACAGCCTCGACGCCCTGCTTGCCTTGCAGATGTCCATCGGCAAAATAGAAGCCAAGCCTGTGGCTGACATGGACGGGGATGGCAAGGTTCTGGCGAAGGATGCTACCGATATTCTGAAAATTGCAACAAAGAACATGTTTGAGCAAACGAAGAAGTTTATTGAACTTGGAATCGGTAAATGA
- a CDS encoding P-II family nitrogen regulator — translation MKMVIAVIRPEKLECVKKALEEKGFVGMTVTEVKGRGEQKGIKLQFRGREVEVDLLQKTKIEVVVSDKDVDEVIETIATSARTGKFGDGRIFVVPVEKSIKIRTGEEII, via the coding sequence ATGAAGATGGTGATTGCCGTTATAAGGCCCGAAAAGCTGGAGTGTGTAAAAAAGGCACTGGAAGAAAAGGGATTTGTCGGAATGACGGTTACAGAAGTGAAGGGAAGAGGTGAGCAGAAGGGAATCAAGCTTCAGTTCAGGGGAAGGGAAGTCGAGGTTGATTTGCTCCAGAAGACAAAGATAGAAGTCGTCGTTTCAGACAAGGACGTTGATGAGGTGATAGAAACAATAGCAACATCCGCCAGAACAGGGAAATTCGGAGACGGAAGGATTTTCGTTGTTCCGGTGGAGAAATCAATAAAGATACGCACTGGTGAGGAAATTATTTAA